Part of the Syngnathus typhle isolate RoL2023-S1 ecotype Sweden linkage group LG17, RoL_Styp_1.0, whole genome shotgun sequence genome is shown below.
tgtggacacaaaatagacaagcacggacttcacaaaacgcaagacaaaattgaagctgtagtaaaatctccacaaccagaaaatgtcagccagttacgctcatttcttggccttgttaactattatcacaagtttttgccaaacctttccactgtgctgcacccactgaatgcactactgcaccaaaaggcaaagtgggactggactaaagactgtgaacaggcatttacaaaggcaaaggaactcattatttcagacaaggtgctcacacactttgatccaaagcttcccctatgtctagcctgtgacgcttcaccttatggcattggtgcagttctatctcacaaaatgactgatggctctgaacgccccattgcctttgcatcacgctctttatcaccagcagagcgtaattatgcacagattgacagagaagctttaagcttagtgtggggtgttaagaagtttaaccaatacctgtatggaaaacacttcatgctgattacagatcaccagcctcttgtttccattttcagtccaaagaaaggtgttcctgctatggccgccgctcgtttacaacgttgggctctctttcttggagcacacacctataccatagactataaagggacgaaactacacggaaatgcagatggtctctctcgccttcctcaaccactgacagagaaggctactgatcctgctttaaatcttcacatgctgcaaatggaaccgcttccggtgacttgcgctcaaataagcaaagaaacaagaaacgaccctctgctatctcgagtgtatgacttaactgttaatggctggccaatgcatgcagatactgaacttaaggactatttcaccagaaaagaccaacttactgtgtcccaaggatgtgtcctgtgggggtcacgcgttgttgtacctcccaaactgcgatccaaagttctaaactcgctgcatgatgggcacatgggggtagttaagatgaagagtcttgctagaagttatgtgtggtggcctggccttgacaaccaaattgaaactctggtcaaaacatgcagaggatgtcaccagactcagcgctcacctcagattgcccctgtccacacttgggaatggcctgttgccccatggcaacgcattcacattgactatgctggacctttcatggatcacatgttccttattgtggtcgacgctcattcaaaatggcccgaggttttcactgtaaaaaaagcaactacaactgtaacagtgaaccagttacagatgctttttgcacgtacaggataccctcttcagcttgtaagtgacaatggtacccagtttactagtgaggagtttcagatcttcctgaaaagcaacggaataaaacaccttacttctgctcctcaccaccctgcgacgaatggacttgctgaacgttttgtacaaactttcaaacagtcgatgaaagccagtaggagggaggaagttccactacagcagaaaatcgccaactttctgctagcctacagaaacactccacatactactactggacagtcacctgcaatgttgttcatgggaagaaacctaagatctcgtttagatctcctgaaacctgacatccgagaacatgtttcaaacagacaatgttcaccaactcagttacaaaggaaactaagatcatttgacatcggacaaaaagtattggcaagagactatcgtaaccaaggcgacaagtggcaacatgcggaaattttgacacaaactggacCACTCTCATATACAGTGAGTGTTGAGCCTAATGTCGTCTGGCGCAGACATGTTGACCAGCTTTTGGACGCATCACCTGGAAATGCCGCTACTC
Proteins encoded:
- the LOC133170366 gene encoding uncharacterized protein K02A2.6-like, which gives rise to MCKLKYSNAKDKHNIRKGQKLHKVAQTDSDSSSEEELACLGLCATEENDGDVIWLTPKINGVPLKMELDTGSALSIISFNDYKKMFPDTKLSRTSVKLKTYTGEKVAPLGKLKVKVKYRNQKCNLELFVLKEGGVPLFGRRWLRQIKLNWHEIKSMHIASKQLTDMKLTEILDKHAHVFSEGIGTMKHIKARLELEEGAKAKFHKARPVPYALRPKVEAELQNLMDQGIVSKVDWSEWATPIVPVAKKSSDKVRICGDFKVTVNPVMHADQYPLPRIDDIFASLANGEHFTKIDLAQAYLQMEMDESSRKYLTINTHKGLYQYNRLVFGITSAPAIWQRAMDQVLQGIPGTQCYLDDIIVTGWDKDSHLQNLNAVLTKLEEYGLKANKKKCEFFKESIEYCGHKIDKHGLHKTQDKIEAVVKSPQPENVSQLRSFLGLVNYYHKFLPNLSTVLHPLNALLHQKAKWDWTKDCEQAFTKAKELIISDKVLTHFDPKLPLCLACDASPYGIGAVLSHKMTDGSERPIAFASRSLSPAERNYAQIDREALSLVWGVKKFNQYLYGKHFMLITDHQPLVSIFSPKKGVPAMAAARLQRWALFLGAHTYTIDYKGTKLHGNADGLSRLPQPLTEKATDPALNLHMLQMEPLPVTCAQISKETRNDPLLSRVYDLTVNGWPMHADTELKDYFTRKDQLTVSQGCVLWGSRVVVPPKLRSKVLNSLHDGHMGVVKMKSLARSYVWWPGLDNQIETLVKTCRGCHQTQRSPQIAPVHTWEWPVAPWQRIHIDYAGPFMDHMFLIVVDAHSKWPEVFTVKKATTTVTVNQLQMLFARTGYPLQLVSDNGTQFTSEEFQIFLKSNGIKHLTSAPHHPATNGLAERFVQTFKQSMKASRREEVPLQQKIANFLLAYRNTPHTTTGQSPAMLFMGRNLRSRLDLLKPDIREHVSNRQCSPTQLQRKLRSFDIGQKVLARDYRNQGDKWQHAEILTQTGPLSYTVSVEPNVVWRRHVDQLLDASPGNAATQTTTPTDPQNPKDSTPASDITPEENMSTPEIMDIHKPMTNLPDPPGRRYPERVRKPPDRLDL